A genome region from Coffea arabica cultivar ET-39 chromosome 7e, Coffea Arabica ET-39 HiFi, whole genome shotgun sequence includes the following:
- the LOC140011327 gene encoding uncharacterized protein: MRNMMLNIQKRDGSWTENEEKLGREVAEYYRSIFTNSGGEDIGEILEGIPHSITPSMNGNLTRSVNEEEIKSAPFSMNPNKSPGPDGMTPLFFQKFWKIVKSNLVTAIGSFFTLAAFIPRRQILDNVILSHDLLHFMKNKRQGKTWYMVVKLDMSKAYDRVEWNLFGCCDGEDEFLWSMETLDYELLDIKGFSNLLKQATESRKLSDKELYEKGSCQSINLEKSSVFFSKTLPQEEKAEVAQQLGNNQIASQGKFLGLPMVITRSKEQVFGYIKDSIRNKANNWKSKMISLTGKEVMLKAISLAMPIYTMSCFKLSNKPFKELSSVMAKFWWGDYEKKNKIHWHPWERMTQGKKWGGLGFKELQSFNKAFLEKHVWRI, translated from the exons ATGAGGAACATGATGCTCAACATTCAAAAGAGGGATGGGTCTTGGactgaaaatgaagaaaagctaGGTAGAGAGGTGGCTGAGTACTATAGGAGTATTTTTACCAATTCAGGTGGTGAAGATATAGGGGAAATACTAGAGGGAATTCCACACTCTATAACTCCTAGTATGAATGGAAACTTAACTAGATCAGTTAATGAAGAGGAGATCAAATCGGCTCCATTTTCCATGAATCCCAATAAATCTCCTGGCCCTGATGGAATGACTCCTCTTTTCTttcagaaattttggaaaatagTGAAATCTAATCTAGTTACAGCCATAGGCTCATTTTTCACTCTG GCAGCCTTCATTCCTAGGAGGCAAATCCTGGATAATGTAATTCTTTCACATGACCTTCTGCattttatgaaaaataaaagacaagggAAAACATGGTACATGGTAGTCAAATTAGACATGTCAAAAGCCTACGATAGAGTAGAGTGGAACCTTTTTGGATGCTGTGATGGAGAAGATGAGTTTTTGTGGTCTATGGAGACGTTGGATTATGAATTGCTTGACATCA AAGGATTTTCAAACCTGCTAAAGCAAGCTACTGAGAGTAGGAAGCTATCAG ATAAAGAGCTCTATGAGAAAGGATCTTGTCAGAGCATAAATTTAGAGAAGTCCTCAGTCTTTTTTAGCAAAACTCTGCCCCAAGAGGAGAAAGCAGAAGTGGCTCAACAATTAGGAAACAACCAAATAGCTTCACAAGGAAAATTCTTGGGACTTCCTATGGTGATAACTAGATCAAAAGAACAGGTTTTTGGTTACATTAAAGATAGCATCAGAAATAAAGCAAACAACTGGAAAAGCAAAATGATTAGCCTAACTGGGAAGGAAGTGATGTTAAAAGCAATATCTTTAGCCATGCCAATTTACACAATGTCTTGTTTCAAACTTTCTAACAAACCTTTCAAAGAGTTGAGCTCTGTAATGGCCAAATTTTGGTGGGGAGACTatgagaaaaagaacaaaattcaTTGGCACCCATGGGAAAGGATGACTCAAGGAAAAAAGTGGGGAGGGCTAGGATTCAAAGAACTACAGAGTTTTAATAAAGCTTTCCTTGAAAAACATGTTTGGAGAATCTGA
- the LOC140011328 gene encoding uncharacterized protein gives MVCNCQGVGSPLTVLQLREANNLFSPNITYLSETKNRTKYMKKVKAITRFDEMIAVEAMNRAGVMALMWNKDIEVLKVVTTTFTIEAHVMDGNRKVDWWFIVVYASYYSKKWEGRLREEWKFKDFKDFINGNDLIDIGFNGNPWTWSNNWVDEGEVRQRLDRGLCSPAWYENFEDTRCDHKNTYGSDHSMLLINTNPLADKRKKRLMFEKRWLQQQGIIQVVESA, from the exons ATGGTATGCAATTGTCAAGGAGTGGGGAGCCCTTTGACAGTTCTCCAGTTGAGGGAGGCTAACAACCTCTTCTCTCCAAACATAACCTATCTAAGTGAgacaaaaaatagaacaaaatatATGAAAAAAGTGAAAGCAATTACCAGGTTTGATGAGATGATAGCAGTAGAAGCTATGAATAGAGCTGGTGTAATGGCTCTAATGTGGAACAAAGATATTGAGGTTTTGAAAGTGGTAACCACTACTTTCACCATAGAAGCACATGTTATGGATGGGAACAGAAAAGTGGATTGGTGGTTCATTGTAGTATATGCTAGCTATTATAGCA AAAAGTGGGAAGGAAGGTTAAGAGAAGAGTGGAAGTTCAAGGATTTCAAAGATTTCATAAATGGGAATGATCTGATAGATATAGGTTTTAATGGAAATCCCTGGACATGGAGTAACAATTGGGTAGATGAAGGGGAGGTTAGACAACGTCTAGATAGGGGTTTGTGTAGTCCAGCCTGGTACGAAAACTTTGAAGATACTAGGTGTGACCACAAGAACACTTATGGATCAGATCACAGCATGCTTTTGATTAACACCAATCCTCTAGCagacaagagaaagaaaaggctcatgtttgagaaaagatggCTTCAACAACAAGGGATCATTCAAGTTGTAGAAAGCGCTTAG